In Bartonella machadoae, a single genomic region encodes these proteins:
- a CDS encoding phosphatidylserine decarboxylase: protein MSVLQSIHNGFVPIHKEGYPFIVIFFVVSLILGCIWSPLFWCGLVLTVWCIFFFRDPNRVIPLNSNWIISPADGRVSFAEPCIPPEELGLGKEEMIRISVFMNIFSCHINRIPISGTIESIVYRPGQFANAELDKASQFNERNGMVIDSKHGKIGMVQIAGMVARRIVCWSKENDSVITGERFGLIRFGSRLDIYIPREVNLRVAVGQTAIAGETVLGSFDDKSATTDFRFD from the coding sequence ATGAGTGTTTTACAATCTATCCATAATGGTTTTGTGCCAATTCATAAAGAAGGTTACCCTTTCATTGTCATCTTTTTTGTTGTTTCGCTCATTCTTGGTTGTATATGGAGCCCGCTATTTTGGTGCGGTCTTGTTCTCACGGTGTGGTGTATATTTTTTTTCCGTGATCCAAATCGTGTCATTCCTTTAAATTCAAATTGGATTATCTCGCCTGCGGATGGGCGTGTCTCGTTTGCTGAACCGTGTATTCCACCTGAGGAATTGGGATTAGGCAAAGAAGAAATGATCAGAATTTCCGTATTTATGAATATTTTTTCGTGCCATATTAATCGCATTCCCATAAGTGGTACAATAGAATCTATAGTTTATCGTCCAGGACAGTTTGCCAATGCAGAGCTTGATAAGGCTAGTCAGTTTAATGAGCGCAATGGGATGGTTATTGATAGCAAACATGGTAAAATTGGTATGGTGCAAATAGCTGGAATGGTTGCTCGCCGGATTGTTTGCTGGTCAAAAGAAAATGATTCCGTCATTACCGGAGAGCGATTTGGATTGATTCGTTTTGGTTCTCGCCTTGATATTTATATCCCAAGAGAAGTAAACTTGCGTGTTGCAGTTGGTCAGACGGCAATTGCAGGAGAAACAGTTTTAGGTTCTTTTGATGATAAGAGTGCTACAACGGATTTCAGATTTGATTAG
- the rplI gene encoding 50S ribosomal protein L9 yields MDIILLERIPRLGQMGDVVSVKDGYARNFLLPQGKALRANDVNKRHFEIQRAQLEARNLERKSEAQKIAEKLDGKSFVAVRSAGETGQLYGSVSTRDIAEIITNEGFSIERNQIELNHPIKTIGLHTITLSLHPEVQISVIINVARSANEAQRQAEGETLTSAEAIYDTQKESVEENQEEPSVEEMNDNDVESIDQEA; encoded by the coding sequence ATGGATATTATTCTACTTGAACGCATTCCTCGTCTTGGTCAAATGGGGGATGTTGTCTCCGTTAAGGATGGTTATGCACGTAACTTTCTCTTACCGCAAGGCAAAGCTTTACGTGCTAATGACGTTAATAAAAGACATTTTGAAATACAACGTGCTCAACTTGAAGCGCGTAATCTTGAACGCAAAAGCGAAGCACAAAAAATCGCTGAAAAACTTGACGGAAAATCATTTGTTGCCGTTCGTTCAGCAGGTGAAACAGGGCAACTTTATGGATCAGTATCAACACGTGATATTGCCGAAATTATAACGAATGAGGGTTTTTCTATTGAACGCAATCAGATTGAGCTGAATCATCCAATAAAAACTATTGGCCTCCATACTATCACTCTTAGTCTTCACCCTGAAGTGCAAATTTCTGTAATCATTAATGTTGCACGTTCAGCTAATGAAGCACAACGTCAAGCAGAAGGTGAAACTCTAACTTCTGCTGAAGCAATCTATGATACTCAAAAAGAATCCGTAGAAGAAAATCAGGAAGAGCCATCAGTAGAAGAAATGAACGATAATGATGTAGAGAGCATTGATCAAGAAGCTTAA
- the pssA gene encoding CDP-diacylglycerol--serine O-phosphatidyltransferase, whose protein sequence is MKNFSFFSSFNPEGQHDDGANRWRSPTPMRYVIPNVITILAICAGMSSVRLAFEHRYEAAILMVLLAAILDGADGRIARLMDGSSSFGAQMDSLADVINFGVAPALIVYSFVLAQAHQVGWVAALVYCVACCLRLARFNVMLDNKDTPKWQGNYFVGVPAPAGALLLLLPMYLGALGLMPSWSWALFFSLYTVIIAFLLVSRLPVWNAKTIDQNLRRDIVVPCMLGVVIYVGFLATYTWHTLLITAVCYMIFLPCSFVAYHKRALLEEKKSSTKTLPKS, encoded by the coding sequence ATGAAAAACTTTTCGTTCTTTTCTTCATTTAATCCTGAAGGGCAGCATGATGATGGTGCCAATCGCTGGCGTTCACCTACACCAATGCGGTATGTCATTCCCAATGTTATCACTATTTTGGCGATTTGCGCAGGGATGAGCAGTGTTCGTTTGGCTTTCGAGCACCGTTATGAGGCTGCTATTTTAATGGTGCTTTTAGCAGCAATCTTAGATGGCGCTGATGGACGTATCGCTCGTTTGATGGATGGCAGTTCATCTTTTGGAGCACAGATGGATTCTCTTGCTGATGTCATTAATTTTGGTGTTGCACCTGCGCTTATTGTTTACTCCTTTGTTTTAGCTCAAGCACACCAAGTTGGTTGGGTAGCAGCACTTGTTTATTGTGTTGCTTGTTGTTTGCGGTTAGCGCGTTTTAATGTGATGTTAGATAATAAGGATACACCAAAATGGCAGGGCAATTATTTTGTTGGTGTTCCTGCACCAGCAGGAGCATTATTGCTTCTTTTGCCTATGTATCTAGGGGCTCTTGGTTTGATGCCGAGTTGGAGTTGGGCATTATTTTTTAGTCTTTATACTGTCATTATTGCTTTTCTGTTGGTTAGCCGTTTACCGGTGTGGAATGCAAAGACAATCGACCAAAATTTGAGGCGTGATATTGTTGTACCGTGCATGTTGGGCGTTGTGATTTATGTAGGTTTTCTTGCCACTTACACATGGCACACCTTACTCATTACAGCTGTTTGCTATATGATTTTTCTTCCCTGTAGTTTTGTGGCTTATCATAAACGCGCTCTTTTGGAAGAAAAAAAGAGTAGCACGAAAACTCTCCCCAAATCATAG
- a CDS encoding undecaprenyl-diphosphatase, which produces MDYLNRIDVALFEMLAGNHQSWSVLVLFSIFCAKFLIYIIPLHLCVLWFCGKEKERRVALSIVMSICVSLFIGYLISLIYFHPRPFVTGLSIPLIKHKATASFPSNHALTIASYTASLYFYRYKVASQFATVFLCLISWGRIFVGVHYPFDVLAGTILGGLISWSVIQFIAPYFPKFLYQTPLLIKKRHKNQ; this is translated from the coding sequence ATGGATTATTTAAACCGGATTGATGTTGCACTCTTTGAAATGCTAGCTGGTAATCATCAATCTTGGTCGGTTTTAGTTTTGTTTAGTATTTTTTGTGCGAAATTTTTGATTTATATTATTCCATTACATCTTTGTGTGTTGTGGTTTTGTGGTAAAGAGAAGGAGCGACGCGTAGCACTAAGCATTGTTATGAGTATTTGTGTGTCTCTTTTTATAGGTTATCTCATTTCTCTTATTTATTTTCATCCACGTCCATTTGTTACGGGATTGTCAATACCACTGATTAAGCATAAAGCAACAGCTTCTTTTCCTAGTAATCATGCTTTGACTATTGCATCTTATACAGCAAGTCTTTATTTTTATAGATATAAAGTCGCTTCTCAGTTTGCAACGGTATTTTTATGTTTGATCTCTTGGGGGCGTATCTTTGTTGGTGTGCATTATCCTTTTGATGTTTTGGCTGGTACAATTTTAGGCGGTCTTATAAGCTGGAGTGTTATTCAGTTTATAGCGCCATATTTTCCTAAGTTTCTATACCAAACTCCGCTATTAATTAAGAAAAGACATAAAAATCAATAA
- a CDS encoding DUF2087 domain-containing protein: MRSQSLQSELREINELPIRNDLLPMGKEALHKRNTRNSLISAMTSPTLRAVYATIILGAKNLSDILKHVDSDAKSIHKSINRLLNLGLIQNTKEGFQVVDTLWQALEDKNVRNMENLGDRSLETEDMLTKISEAFQMEKIYSETEISKICSLFTVDFARLRRTLVERGFLKRYASKYQRVR; this comes from the coding sequence GTGCGCTCACAATCATTACAATCAGAATTGAGAGAGATCAATGAACTGCCTATTCGCAATGATCTTTTACCCATGGGAAAAGAAGCACTTCATAAACGCAATACACGCAATTCTTTGATTTCTGCAATGACCTCACCTACCTTACGTGCTGTTTATGCAACAATTATACTTGGCGCTAAAAATCTTTCTGATATTCTCAAGCATGTCGATTCAGATGCCAAAAGCATTCATAAATCCATTAATCGCCTTTTGAATCTTGGTCTTATTCAAAACACAAAAGAGGGATTTCAAGTCGTAGATACATTATGGCAAGCACTAGAAGATAAAAACGTACGAAATATGGAGAATTTAGGTGACCGTTCCCTAGAAACTGAAGATATGCTTACAAAAATTAGTGAGGCATTTCAAATGGAAAAAATCTATAGCGAAACTGAAATCTCAAAGATATGCAGCCTCTTTACTGTAGATTTTGCACGTTTAAGGCGCACCTTGGTTGAAAGAGGATTTTTAAAACGGTACGCAAGCAAATATCAACGCGTGCGCTAA
- a CDS encoding SDR family NAD(P)-dependent oxidoreductase codes for MTKLDFSLFGRVALVTGASRGIGYHLALELAKRGAHIIALARTMSGLTELDNKIRETGAHVTLVPLDLHHMENIDTLSVSIAKRWEKLDIMIANAGILGTLSPVAHTENIVFEDVLQINLISQWRLMKAVEPLLRKSDAGRAILLSSSVAHVARPFWGPYAASKAALEIIARCWAEELKQTPIKINCVDPGATRTAMRAQAMPGEDPQTLPSPQEVATKIIHLASPHLKETGKLFNVRKNRFMDYHVPD; via the coding sequence ATGACAAAACTTGATTTTAGTCTCTTTGGTCGTGTTGCACTTGTTACCGGTGCTTCAAGGGGGATTGGTTACCATTTAGCATTAGAACTTGCAAAACGGGGTGCTCATATTATCGCTCTTGCACGAACAATGAGTGGGCTTACTGAACTTGACAATAAAATTCGAGAAACAGGCGCACATGTAACACTTGTTCCACTTGACTTACATCATATGGAAAATATTGACACTCTTAGTGTTTCAATTGCAAAACGCTGGGAAAAGCTTGATATTATGATCGCTAATGCGGGAATCCTCGGAACACTCTCACCTGTAGCGCATACTGAGAATATCGTATTTGAAGATGTTTTACAGATAAACCTTATCAGCCAATGGCGCTTAATGAAAGCTGTAGAACCTTTATTGCGTAAATCTGATGCTGGACGAGCAATTTTGTTATCCTCAAGCGTTGCTCATGTTGCACGCCCTTTCTGGGGGCCTTATGCTGCCTCTAAAGCTGCTTTAGAAATCATTGCAAGATGCTGGGCAGAAGAACTCAAACAAACCCCTATCAAAATCAACTGTGTTGATCCCGGTGCAACACGCACTGCCATGCGTGCGCAAGCCATGCCTGGTGAGGATCCTCAAACACTCCCTTCACCACAAGAAGTTGCAACAAAGATAATACATTTAGCCTCACCTCATTTAAAAGAAACAGGAAAACTTTTTAATGTCCGTAAAAATAGATTCATGGATTATCATGTCCCTGATTAG
- the rpsR gene encoding 30S ribosomal protein S18: protein MTDMNQTAARRPFHRRRKTCPFLGANAPKIDYKDVKLLQRYISERGKIVPSRITAVSQKKQRELANAIKRARFLGLLPYVIK from the coding sequence ATGACCGATATGAATCAAACTGCAGCACGTCGTCCTTTTCATCGTCGTCGTAAAACATGTCCGTTTTTAGGTGCTAATGCTCCTAAAATTGATTATAAAGATGTCAAATTGTTGCAACGTTATATTTCAGAACGGGGGAAAATCGTTCCTTCGCGTATTACAGCCGTCAGTCAGAAAAAACAACGTGAGTTAGCGAATGCTATTAAACGTGCTCGTTTTCTAGGATTACTCCCATACGTTATAAAGTAA
- the rpsF gene encoding 30S ribosomal protein S6, giving the protein MALYEHIFLARQDIAPQQIDELLNTYKGVIEAHGGKVGRTENWGLRPLAYRIRKNRKAYYVLVNIDAPAAAIAEVERQMRINEDILRYMTIRVEKHEKEKSPIFSRVDRNDHIGHDEEHYRSPRRQREDVIEGVE; this is encoded by the coding sequence ATGGCTCTTTATGAACATATATTTCTTGCTCGACAAGACATTGCACCGCAGCAAATTGATGAACTATTAAATACCTATAAAGGGGTCATTGAAGCGCACGGTGGGAAAGTTGGGCGTACAGAAAATTGGGGTCTTCGCCCTCTCGCTTATCGTATTCGTAAAAATCGTAAAGCTTATTATGTACTGGTTAATATCGATGCACCAGCGGCGGCAATTGCTGAAGTTGAACGTCAAATGCGTATTAATGAGGATATTTTACGTTATATGACCATTCGCGTGGAAAAACACGAAAAAGAAAAATCTCCTATATTTTCACGTGTTGATCGTAATGATCACATTGGTCATGATGAAGAGCACTATCGTTCCCCGCGTCGCCAACGTGAAGATGTCATAGAAGGAGTAGAATGA
- the purF gene encoding amidophosphoribosyltransferase — MMKKNDVSYQDFALDGDTLHEECGVFGILGHEDAATLTALGLHALQHRGQEAAGIVSYHHKMFHQEKYLGLVGDHYTNPATLARLPGNRAIGHTRYSTTGEIALRNVQPLFAELKAGGIAIAHNGNLTNGLTLRRELIASGAICQSTSDSEVFLHLIARSRYESSSDRFVDAIRQVEGGYAMLALTRTKLIAARDPTGIRPLVMGELDGKPIFCSETCALDIIGAKYVRDVKNGEIIICEIQKNGEITKKIIEPENQKPEKLCLFEYVYFARPDSIVGGRSVYTVRKNMGIRLAQEAPCEGDVVVPVPDGGTPAAIGYAQEIGIPFELGIIRNHYVGRTFIEPTQQIRAFGVKLKHSANRSVIQGKRVILVDDSIVRGTTSLKIVRMLRDAGAKEVHMRISSPMIFYPDFYGIDTPKVESLLANQYPDLKSMCNFVGADSLEFLSTDGLYLAVAGERRNNTDPQFTDHYFTGHYPTQLVDQESIPQIHQSSVLKTRD, encoded by the coding sequence ATGATGAAAAAAAACGATGTTTCCTATCAGGATTTTGCATTGGATGGCGATACTCTTCATGAAGAATGTGGGGTTTTTGGTATTCTTGGTCATGAAGATGCAGCAACATTAACAGCTCTTGGCCTCCATGCACTTCAGCATCGTGGGCAAGAAGCAGCCGGTATTGTCTCTTACCATCATAAAATGTTTCATCAAGAGAAGTATCTCGGTCTTGTCGGTGATCACTATACAAATCCTGCAACATTGGCTCGTTTACCAGGAAATCGTGCTATCGGACATACCCGTTATTCAACAACTGGAGAAATAGCATTACGCAATGTTCAACCTCTTTTCGCTGAATTAAAAGCTGGAGGAATTGCTATTGCCCATAATGGTAATCTCACCAATGGTCTAACATTACGCCGTGAACTCATTGCCTCGGGTGCTATTTGCCAATCGACATCAGATTCAGAAGTTTTTCTTCATCTTATTGCGCGATCACGTTATGAATCGTCCTCTGATCGTTTTGTTGATGCTATTCGTCAAGTAGAAGGTGGATATGCCATGTTGGCACTCACTCGTACAAAGCTTATTGCAGCACGTGACCCAACAGGAATTAGACCTCTCGTGATGGGTGAACTTGATGGTAAACCAATCTTTTGTTCTGAAACCTGTGCTCTTGATATTATTGGAGCAAAATATGTGCGCGATGTCAAAAATGGGGAAATCATTATATGTGAAATACAGAAAAATGGGGAAATTACTAAAAAAATTATAGAACCAGAAAATCAGAAACCAGAAAAACTTTGCCTTTTTGAATATGTTTATTTTGCGCGTCCGGATTCAATTGTTGGAGGACGCAGTGTTTACACGGTACGTAAAAATATGGGAATTCGTTTAGCCCAAGAAGCACCCTGTGAAGGCGATGTCGTGGTTCCCGTTCCTGATGGTGGAACACCCGCAGCAATTGGTTATGCACAAGAAATTGGCATTCCCTTTGAGCTTGGTATTATTCGTAACCACTATGTTGGTCGCACATTTATTGAACCAACACAACAAATTCGTGCTTTTGGAGTAAAATTAAAGCATTCTGCAAATCGTTCTGTCATCCAAGGAAAACGTGTTATTTTGGTTGATGATTCCATTGTACGGGGTACAACATCCCTCAAAATTGTACGAATGCTCCGTGATGCAGGAGCAAAAGAAGTGCATATGCGCATTTCTAGCCCTATGATTTTCTATCCCGATTTCTATGGCATTGATACACCTAAAGTTGAAAGCTTGTTGGCTAATCAATATCCAGACTTAAAATCCATGTGCAATTTTGTTGGTGCTGATTCATTAGAGTTTCTCTCAACTGATGGTCTCTATCTTGCTGTAGCAGGAGAAAGGCGAAATAATACTGATCCACAATTTACTGACCATTATTTTACTGGGCATTACCCTACACAGCTCGTTGATCAAGAAAGTATTCCTCAAATCCATCAATCATCTGTTCTCAAAACAAGAGATTAA
- the radA gene encoding DNA repair protein RadA produces the protein MARHRLQFICQNCGTVHSRWSGKCNSCGEWNSLIEENENSGIGGGPTQNIRKGRIVALTSLSGDLQDAPRIHSGIDELDRVTGGGFVRGSALLVGGDPGIGKSTLLTQTAAALSRKGHNVIYVSGEEALAQICLRAQRLGAANTEVKLAAETNVEDILATLKEHKNIDMVIIDSIQTLWSDAADSAPGTVTQVRIGAQAMIRFAKKTGAAVVLVGHVTKDGQIAGPRVVEHMVDAVLYFEGEGGHHYRILRTVKNRFGPTDEIGVFEMSDKGLREVINPSELFLGERNEKAPGAAVFAGMEGTRPILVEIQALVAPSSLGTPRRAVVGWDGNRLSMILAVLEAYCGVRFGQHDVYLNVAGGYRISEPAADLAVAAALVSSLANIPLPTDHVYFGEISLSGAIRAVAHSAQRINEAKKLGFQGAVQPITTTETTKACNFQQKTFSDLPVLVAAITTGKK, from the coding sequence ATGGCACGTCACCGTCTCCAATTTATTTGCCAAAATTGTGGAACTGTTCATTCACGCTGGTCTGGGAAATGTAATTCCTGTGGCGAATGGAATTCCCTTATCGAAGAAAATGAAAATAGTGGTATTGGTGGCGGCCCTACGCAAAATATCCGTAAAGGACGTATAGTTGCCCTTACGTCTCTTTCTGGAGATCTTCAAGATGCTCCTCGTATTCATTCTGGCATCGATGAGCTTGATCGTGTTACAGGTGGGGGATTTGTTCGTGGATCGGCATTGCTTGTTGGTGGAGACCCAGGTATTGGAAAATCAACATTGCTGACACAAACAGCGGCTGCTTTATCACGCAAGGGACATAATGTCATCTATGTTTCAGGAGAAGAAGCACTTGCACAAATATGCCTTCGTGCTCAAAGACTTGGAGCTGCAAATACAGAGGTAAAACTTGCTGCTGAAACAAATGTTGAAGATATTCTTGCAACCTTAAAGGAGCATAAAAATATCGATATGGTTATTATCGATTCCATTCAAACTTTATGGTCAGATGCCGCGGATTCAGCACCGGGTACAGTCACACAAGTGCGTATTGGTGCTCAAGCAATGATCCGCTTTGCAAAAAAAACAGGAGCAGCTGTTGTTCTTGTTGGTCATGTTACAAAAGATGGGCAAATTGCCGGTCCCCGTGTTGTAGAACATATGGTTGATGCTGTTCTCTATTTTGAAGGTGAAGGGGGACATCATTATCGAATCCTTAGAACTGTAAAAAATCGCTTTGGACCAACGGATGAAATTGGTGTTTTTGAAATGTCTGATAAAGGATTACGGGAAGTCATAAATCCATCCGAACTTTTTTTAGGCGAACGAAATGAAAAAGCACCAGGTGCAGCTGTCTTTGCAGGAATGGAGGGAACGCGTCCCATACTCGTAGAAATTCAAGCGCTTGTGGCTCCTTCTTCACTTGGAACACCACGACGTGCTGTTGTAGGATGGGATGGCAATCGTCTTTCAATGATTCTTGCTGTTTTAGAGGCTTATTGTGGTGTTCGTTTTGGACAACATGATGTCTATCTTAATGTGGCAGGAGGATATCGCATATCCGAACCAGCCGCTGATTTAGCTGTCGCAGCCGCTTTGGTCTCTTCACTTGCAAATATTCCTCTTCCAACTGATCATGTCTATTTTGGTGAAATCAGCCTTTCAGGAGCCATCCGCGCTGTTGCACATTCAGCACAACGCATCAATGAAGCCAAAAAACTTGGCTTTCAAGGGGCTGTTCAACCTATTACAACAACTGAAACAACGAAAGCGTGCAATTTTCAACAAAAAACATTCTCTGACCTTCCTGTGCTGGTTGCTGCTATTACTACAGGTAAAAAATGA
- a CDS encoding replicative DNA helicase, with product MEETSIINFSSSQKEDPSSFQQLPHNIEAEQALLGALLINNDAHDRVADFLKPEHFFEPLHQKIYAVLSHLIEKGKIADPVTIKPFIPAEEKIADITVYNYVVRLTKEAVTIINTEDYGRVIYDLFLRRSLINIGTQVVNTAFDAPVELTPSRQIETVEQHLFELAEKGKYGGGFENFNDAVKKALEMASAAKKRSSHLSGIATHIKTLDEKMGGLQKSDLIILAGRPGMGKTSLATNIAFNIANACNRDGKTRENEGGIVGFFSLEMSSEQLATRIISEQTEVSSSDIRRGNISEEQFAKIIRAMNRLQKAPLYIDQTGGISITQLAARARRLKRQHGLDVLIIDYIQLMTSNSKRSSENRVQEITEITTGLKALAKELNIPIIALSQLSRQVENRTDKRPQLSDLRESGSIEQDADIVLFVYREEYYLKNEEPKIGTLEYERWQNTMDKAFGKADVIVAKQRHGPTGTVHLAFQSDYTRFSDLADSNYLPEQIG from the coding sequence ATGGAAGAAACCAGCATCATTAATTTTAGCTCTTCACAAAAAGAAGATCCCTCTTCTTTTCAACAACTCCCACATAATATTGAAGCTGAACAAGCCTTGCTTGGAGCGCTTCTCATCAACAACGATGCCCATGACCGCGTTGCAGATTTTTTGAAGCCCGAACATTTTTTTGAGCCTCTCCATCAAAAAATCTATGCTGTTTTATCTCATCTTATCGAAAAAGGAAAAATTGCCGATCCAGTTACTATAAAACCCTTCATTCCAGCAGAAGAAAAAATTGCCGATATTACTGTATATAATTATGTTGTTCGTTTAACCAAAGAAGCCGTAACAATCATCAATACTGAAGATTATGGACGGGTCATCTACGATCTTTTTCTCCGACGCTCCTTGATTAATATTGGAACTCAAGTTGTCAACACAGCCTTTGATGCTCCTGTAGAACTCACACCCTCTAGGCAAATTGAAACTGTTGAGCAACATTTATTTGAACTCGCAGAAAAGGGAAAATATGGAGGGGGATTTGAAAACTTTAATGATGCTGTCAAAAAAGCACTTGAAATGGCAAGTGCGGCTAAAAAGCGTTCCTCACACTTATCAGGGATAGCAACTCACATTAAAACACTTGATGAAAAAATGGGAGGATTACAAAAATCTGATCTTATTATCCTCGCCGGGCGCCCTGGAATGGGAAAAACTTCACTTGCAACCAATATTGCTTTTAATATTGCCAATGCTTGCAATCGTGATGGAAAAACACGAGAGAATGAAGGCGGCATCGTTGGATTTTTCTCGCTGGAAATGTCATCAGAACAACTGGCAACCCGTATTATTTCTGAACAAACCGAAGTTTCTTCTTCTGATATCCGCCGTGGAAATATCTCAGAAGAGCAATTTGCAAAAATTATCCGTGCTATGAATCGTTTACAAAAAGCACCGCTTTATATCGATCAAACGGGGGGTATATCAATCACACAATTGGCAGCACGCGCACGTCGTCTCAAGCGGCAACATGGTTTAGATGTTTTGATTATTGACTATATTCAGTTAATGACAAGCAATTCAAAGCGTTCATCTGAAAACCGTGTTCAGGAAATTACAGAGATTACCACAGGATTAAAAGCATTGGCAAAAGAATTGAATATTCCCATCATTGCTCTTTCACAACTTTCTCGACAAGTTGAAAATCGAACAGATAAACGCCCACAACTCTCCGATTTGCGTGAATCTGGTTCCATTGAACAAGACGCTGACATCGTGCTGTTTGTCTATCGTGAAGAATATTATCTCAAAAATGAAGAACCAAAGATAGGCACTCTTGAATATGAAAGATGGCAGAATACAATGGACAAAGCTTTTGGAAAAGCTGACGTTATTGTTGCAAAACAACGCCATGGACCAACAGGAACCGTTCATCTTGCCTTTCAGTCTGACTACACACGTTTCAGTGATTTGGCAGATAGTAATTATCTTCCAGAGCAAATTGGTTAA
- a CDS encoding CvpA family protein, with translation MIITVLDGIVVVVILLSAFLAMLRGFSREVLSLVSWAVAAVATLFLFKPFLPFFEQYLSNKMIALITTLVTIFIIVLIITSIITMKISDFIIDSRIGILDRTIGFVFGAFRGLFIMVIGMLLINALIKPENQAHWLKDAKTKPILDSLGQKIWDVLPQDLDTVLEKTENFFKRDSDNIQNKHPHEKETQQNRK, from the coding sequence ATGATCATAACAGTCCTTGATGGAATTGTCGTAGTCGTCATCCTGTTGTCCGCTTTTCTCGCTATGCTCCGAGGGTTTTCACGTGAGGTGCTATCGTTAGTTTCTTGGGCAGTCGCAGCTGTTGCTACACTGTTTTTATTTAAACCTTTCTTGCCCTTTTTTGAGCAATATCTCTCTAACAAAATGATTGCATTGATCACAACATTGGTTACAATTTTTATTATTGTTCTTATTATTACTTCAATTATTACAATGAAAATCTCTGATTTTATTATTGATAGTCGCATTGGTATCCTTGACCGCACTATTGGTTTTGTTTTTGGGGCATTTCGTGGTTTATTTATTATGGTTATTGGTATGCTTCTTATTAATGCCCTTATTAAACCCGAAAACCAAGCTCACTGGTTAAAAGATGCGAAAACAAAGCCCATCTTAGATTCATTGGGACAAAAAATTTGGGACGTCCTTCCTCAAGACCTCGATACTGTTCTCGAAAAAACAGAAAATTTTTTTAAAAGAGACAGTGATAATATACAGAATAAACATCCTCATGAAAAAGAAACTCAGCAAAATAGAAAATAA